The following coding sequences are from one Shewanella violacea DSS12 window:
- a CDS encoding serine hydrolase, with protein sequence MKILNRPLKTLILATTVVCSSTYAAPIVTPIAPTVAAKAYVLMDFNTGQIITEENAYESLNPASLTKMMTSYVIGQEMKAGNISPEDEVVVSKKAWSKNFPDSSKMFIEVGKHVTVDDLNHGIIIQSGNDACVAMAEHIAGTEDGFVDLMNSWAKQLGMKDSHFENAHGLDATNHKSTAYDMAILGAALIRDVPKEYTLYSQKSFTYNGIKQYNRNGLLWDKSMKVDGIKTGHTSGAGYNLVTSATKDGMRLVSVVMGTRSESARKAESKKLLNYGFRFFETITPYKAGDSFVSQKIWYGDKESVDLGAITDTPITISRGQAKNLQANFELTKELTAPIAKGETVGRIYFQLNGKDIAQFPLVTLQEVNEGSWFSKLMDYFKQMFAGLFS encoded by the coding sequence ATGAAAATTTTAAATCGCCCATTAAAAACACTTATTCTTGCGACTACTGTCGTGTGCTCATCCACCTATGCAGCACCAATCGTTACGCCAATTGCACCAACTGTTGCAGCTAAAGCCTATGTTTTAATGGACTTCAACACAGGGCAAATTATTACAGAAGAGAATGCTTACGAGAGCTTAAATCCGGCCAGCCTAACTAAGATGATGACCAGTTACGTCATTGGCCAAGAGATGAAAGCCGGTAATATCTCACCTGAAGATGAAGTAGTCGTCAGTAAGAAAGCCTGGTCAAAGAACTTTCCCGACTCGTCTAAAATGTTCATTGAAGTCGGTAAGCATGTCACAGTCGACGACTTAAACCACGGTATCATAATCCAGTCTGGTAACGACGCATGCGTCGCCATGGCCGAGCATATTGCCGGAACTGAAGATGGTTTCGTCGATCTGATGAACTCATGGGCAAAACAGCTGGGCATGAAAGACAGCCACTTCGAAAACGCTCACGGTCTGGATGCTACCAATCATAAGTCAACGGCCTATGATATGGCGATATTAGGCGCTGCACTTATCCGCGACGTTCCTAAAGAATATACTCTCTATAGCCAGAAATCATTCACCTATAACGGTATCAAACAGTACAACCGTAACGGCCTGTTATGGGACAAGAGCATGAAGGTCGACGGTATAAAAACCGGCCATACATCTGGTGCAGGATATAACTTAGTTACATCAGCAACAAAAGACGGTATGCGTTTAGTTTCTGTGGTCATGGGCACTCGAAGTGAAAGTGCACGTAAAGCTGAAAGCAAAAAACTGCTAAACTATGGCTTCCGTTTCTTTGAAACTATTACTCCGTACAAGGCTGGCGATAGTTTTGTTTCACAAAAGATTTGGTACGGCGACAAAGAGTCTGTTGATTTAGGTGCTATTACAGATACACCTATCACTATCAGCCGTGGTCAGGCTAAAAACCTACAAGCCAACTTTGAGCTAACCAAAGAATTAACAGCACCTATAGCAAAAGGCGAGACTGTTGGCCGTATCTACTTCCAGCTTAATGGTAAAGATATCGCTCAATTCCCACTAGTCACCCTACAAGAAGTCAATGAAGGTAGCTGGTTCAGTAAACTGATGGATTACTTTAAGCAGATGTTTGCAGGCTTGTTTAGCTAA
- the ybeD gene encoding DUF493 family protein YbeD, with amino-acid sequence MLDTKFDELMEFPTSFPFKIIGDACDTLADKVVAVVQQHVPGDYVPSTKVSSKGTYNSITIRVTVQDKAQVETLYIELAAIEGVKRVL; translated from the coding sequence ATGTTAGATACAAAATTTGATGAATTGATGGAGTTCCCTACCTCATTCCCATTTAAAATCATTGGAGACGCCTGCGACACATTAGCAGACAAAGTCGTTGCGGTTGTTCAACAGCATGTTCCTGGTGATTATGTACCAAGCACTAAGGTGTCGAGTAAGGGCACTTACAACTCGATCACCATTCGAGTGACGGTGCAAGATAAAGCACAGGTGGAGACTCTCTACATCGAGCTAGCCGCCATTGAAGGGGTTAAGCGCGTCTTATAA
- the lipB gene encoding lipoyl(octanoyl) transferase LipB — translation MSQSTLHVRYLGQQDYESVWHAMQDYTDNRDESSPDQLWIVEHPPVFTQGQAGKSEHILNPGDIPVIQVDRGGQVTYHGPGQLVAYPLINIKRLKIGVRQLVTDIENSIVQLLENYQVKAYAKADAPGVYVDERKIASLGLRIRKGCSFHGLALNVDMDMSPFQRINPCGYVGLEMAQCKSLGGPQTVEEAGEQLVKTFSQNLGYQNLVHHQGLSES, via the coding sequence TTGTCTCAGAGCACGTTACACGTTAGATATCTTGGCCAACAAGATTACGAATCCGTATGGCACGCGATGCAAGATTATACCGACAACCGGGATGAATCTAGTCCAGATCAACTTTGGATAGTGGAACACCCACCAGTGTTTACCCAAGGTCAAGCAGGCAAGAGTGAGCACATACTCAATCCAGGTGATATTCCAGTCATACAAGTCGATCGAGGTGGTCAAGTCACTTATCACGGTCCAGGTCAGCTTGTGGCTTATCCTCTTATCAATATAAAAAGACTTAAGATTGGTGTACGCCAGCTCGTCACAGATATTGAGAATAGCATAGTGCAGTTGCTTGAAAACTATCAAGTTAAGGCTTATGCAAAAGCCGATGCTCCGGGTGTTTATGTCGATGAACGTAAAATCGCATCCCTAGGCTTAAGGATCCGTAAGGGCTGTTCCTTTCACGGTTTAGCCCTTAATGTCGATATGGATATGAGCCCGTTTCAACGAATTAACCCCTGTGGTTATGTCGGTTTAGAAATGGCGCAATGCAAGTCGTTAGGCGGACCTCAAACTGTCGAAGAGGCAGGAGAGCAACTCGTTAAAACATTTAGCCAGAACTTAGGCTATCAGAATCTAGTTCATCATCAAGGATTGTCAGAGTCATGA
- the lipA gene encoding lipoyl synthase, protein MSRPERLQPGVKLRDEAKLSRIPIKIVPSERATMLRKPDWLRVKLPASNQRITEIKQALRKNGLHSVCEEASCPNLAECFNHGTATFMILGAICTRRCPFCDVAHGRPLKPDAEEPIKLAQTIRDMKLKYVVITSVDRDDLRDGGAQHFADCIREIRLLNPEIKIETLVPDFRGRIDAALEILATEPPDVFNHNLETAPMHYRKARPGANYQWSLDLLKKFKARHPHIPTKSGLMMGLGETNEEIAQVLRDLRAHNVEMLTLGQYLQPSKFHLPVERYVPPAEFDELRVLAEGLGFTHAACGPMVRSSYHADLQAQGKEVK, encoded by the coding sequence ATGAGTAGGCCAGAAAGATTACAACCTGGAGTTAAACTAAGAGATGAAGCAAAACTCTCTCGAATTCCAATTAAAATCGTTCCTTCAGAGCGTGCAACCATGCTACGCAAACCCGATTGGTTGCGGGTAAAACTACCTGCATCGAACCAAAGGATCACTGAAATAAAGCAGGCTTTGCGTAAAAATGGTCTCCACTCTGTATGTGAGGAGGCATCTTGCCCCAACCTTGCCGAGTGCTTTAACCATGGTACGGCCACCTTTATGATTTTGGGCGCCATCTGTACCCGTCGCTGTCCATTTTGCGATGTAGCCCACGGACGTCCACTTAAGCCAGATGCTGAAGAGCCAATAAAACTAGCTCAGACAATCAGGGATATGAAGCTTAAGTATGTGGTAATTACCTCAGTGGATCGCGATGATCTGCGTGACGGTGGCGCTCAACATTTTGCGGACTGTATCCGTGAAATACGCTTACTCAACCCTGAGATCAAGATCGAAACCTTAGTCCCTGACTTTCGCGGACGTATAGATGCTGCATTGGAAATATTGGCTACCGAGCCACCAGATGTTTTCAATCACAATCTTGAAACTGCACCTATGCACTATCGTAAGGCTAGACCCGGTGCTAACTATCAATGGTCTCTGGATCTATTGAAAAAATTTAAAGCGCGTCATCCACATATCCCGACAAAATCAGGATTAATGATGGGCTTAGGTGAGACCAACGAAGAGATAGCTCAAGTGTTACGCGATCTCCGCGCTCATAATGTTGAAATGCTGACGTTAGGCCAATACTTACAACCCTCTAAGTTCCACTTGCCGGTAGAAAGATATGTGCCGCCTGCTGAATTTGATGAACTGAGAGTCTTAGCTGAAGGATTAGGCTTTACGCATGCAGCCTGTGGACCTATGGTGCGCTCTAGCTACCATGCGGATCTGCAAGCTCAAGGTAAAGAAGTCAAATAG
- the rimI gene encoding ribosomal protein S18-alanine N-acetyltransferase, whose protein sequence is MSQQVCRLSLTDAVNMANLATLAHTHPMSLGTIQSCFGHLYSTFGLEIEGRLVGFAILHQIFEDATLMDICVDPSEQGRGYGQMLLQAVITDAAQSKAETLFLEVRSSSLAARHMYAKYDFKESGIRKGYYKTESANEDAILMELAISL, encoded by the coding sequence ATGTCACAACAAGTATGCCGATTAAGCCTTACTGATGCTGTGAACATGGCTAATCTAGCTACATTGGCTCATACGCATCCAATGAGCTTGGGTACTATACAGAGCTGTTTTGGACACTTGTACTCAACATTCGGACTTGAGATCGAAGGACGATTGGTTGGCTTCGCGATTCTTCATCAAATATTTGAAGATGCGACCTTGATGGATATCTGTGTTGATCCTTCCGAGCAGGGGAGAGGATATGGTCAAATGTTATTGCAAGCCGTGATCACTGATGCGGCCCAATCTAAGGCTGAGACATTGTTTCTTGAGGTGAGATCCTCGAGTCTTGCCGCCAGACATATGTATGCTAAGTACGATTTCAAAGAGTCGGGCATTCGTAAGGGCTATTATAAGACTGAGAGTGCCAATGAAGACGCTATCTTGATGGAACTTGCCATTAGCCTGTAG
- a CDS encoding Dps family protein yields MINIGINEQDRKEITAGLNQVLADSYSLYLKTHSFHWNVTGPMFTSLHQLFEEQYTELATAVDLIAERIRALGSRALGSYSAYAALTGIKEDHGITDANEMLSELLKGQEVIIRNIRSLYPLVNQANDEASADLLTQRIQTHEKTAWMLRSLLAV; encoded by the coding sequence ATGATCAATATCGGAATTAACGAGCAAGATAGGAAAGAGATAACAGCCGGCCTCAATCAAGTCTTAGCTGACAGCTATAGTTTGTACCTTAAGACTCACAGCTTTCACTGGAATGTCACTGGACCTATGTTTACCAGCTTACATCAGCTATTTGAAGAGCAATACACTGAATTAGCCACAGCAGTTGATTTAATTGCTGAAAGAATTAGAGCCTTAGGATCACGTGCATTGGGCTCATACAGTGCCTATGCGGCTCTGACTGGCATCAAAGAAGATCATGGCATTACAGATGCTAACGAGATGCTTAGCGAGCTGTTAAAAGGTCAGGAAGTGATAATACGTAATATCAGATCTCTTTATCCTTTAGTAAACCAAGCAAATGATGAGGCGTCAGCAGATCTGCTTACCCAAAGAATTCAGACACATGAAAAAACAGCATGGATGTTAAGGAGCCTGTTAGCGGTTTAG
- a CDS encoding LamG domain-containing protein: MTVEADQVNYYVDGQLISTHSDKVAPDQPMSINFNLWFMPKGADASIGPVDSDEMREYRQDIDWVFHIKGALLSTDEVKEYVTKFRGGMIKYFDRVPQLTPVLASPCGL; this comes from the coding sequence ATGACAGTGGAAGCGGATCAAGTTAACTACTATGTTGACGGTCAGCTTATCTCTACTCACAGTGACAAGGTGGCACCGGATCAGCCTATGTCGATAAATTTTAATTTATGGTTTATGCCTAAAGGAGCCGATGCTTCTATCGGTCCGGTTGATTCCGATGAGATGCGTGAATATCGACAAGATATCGACTGGGTATTCCATATTAAGGGAGCATTACTTTCAACTGATGAAGTGAAGGAATATGTGACTAAATTCCGAGGCGGTATGATCAAGTATTTTGATAGAGTACCTCAATTAACGCCAGTTTTGGCTTCACCCTGTGGTTTGTAG
- a CDS encoding LamG domain-containing protein, protein MKSVSAKIFCSAGLLISISFASQSGAIGDELFEKKTFTDDFSYSNLNDFYDNGWKVRTETGHPGISGASWSADGISFVTEVDGLKGNFIRISSMTAGEGENTRHTQFCHERKYLNGTYAAKVFFRDESTFGPDGDEVIQTFYTISPLAFPMNPQYSEVDFEYLPNGGWGSNSEPAMWTTTRETFQLTP, encoded by the coding sequence ATGAAAAGTGTGAGCGCTAAAATATTCTGTTCGGCAGGCTTATTAATATCGATAAGCTTTGCTTCCCAGTCGGGGGCTATCGGTGATGAGCTTTTTGAGAAGAAAACCTTCACCGATGACTTTAGCTATTCGAATTTGAATGATTTTTATGATAACGGCTGGAAAGTGAGAACCGAAACCGGTCACCCAGGGATTTCAGGTGCCAGTTGGTCTGCTGATGGCATAAGTTTCGTTACTGAAGTTGATGGATTAAAGGGTAACTTCATCAGAATAAGTTCGATGACCGCTGGTGAAGGTGAGAATACCCGACATACTCAGTTTTGCCATGAGCGTAAGTACTTAAATGGTACCTATGCCGCTAAAGTCTTTTTCAGAGATGAGTCTACTTTTGGTCCAGATGGCGATGAAGTAATACAGACCTTCTATACCATCAGTCCTTTAGCATTTCCAATGAACCCTCAATACAGTGAAGTAGATTTTGAATACCTACCTAATGGTGGCTGGGGAAGTAACTCTGAGCCTGCCATGTGGACAACGACTAGGGAGACTTTTCAATTAACGCCCTAG